A DNA window from Centroberyx gerrardi isolate f3 chromosome 3, fCenGer3.hap1.cur.20231027, whole genome shotgun sequence contains the following coding sequences:
- the atf7ip gene encoding activating transcription factor 7-interacting protein 1 yields MEVVVAEEKKKIFRARKTMKISDRQQLETLHNTLLTGASSLSNPSPPPLLNGTHKEDGQKVADKEQNNTLDSNSPHAASPVSPASRGSPAPSLSLNLSPSPPSSQSPKAKEETPTSPISPFHSLNFELKKMEEEGKKGSSPSSSNDCPASAPTEAKEGQKKDPEAVAEMEKKEETHTTTEGPAMDSVKDSAKGLAPYSPASPAVSGKKSDKDHRTKSDCTEPMEMDKDTTEAKAPEASTAKRRVEKPPSPKATTSASSPHATSTPASSSSRPAPPSSLTVPKQDPDIKEEEDIKEEVKDDKQEAKQGSVKVEKMEVDSVKVETKKEKNAAGQSTKPSRPSSTPPSDTAVQEKGSTSGLKRTLSEGSEKDGKTVERDGKRPKVDGVELEAQLELKITAKGSSRLKLEKVVQQLVEERLRVLQLTVFDKSLQELKDRVDKIDCATKHQTTLNSLQAKIARLAKKFGEANQASENKRKQEVLAAAAAAAAAATAAAAATAAKTAAAANTPPTQRPVRTPMEIKQTTTTLASTSTTAPTAQPIPVPTSTSTAMVSQAPILQLITSASNAASTLAAGITTQSPTGTLLLKTAPGSGIMATGQPLLIQLPLSMTNGQTGTLVNIPVSSLSAANSLNKAKTTTTTATFILKPAPATTTTASSQAAITVPALQASTGQMSPAQISLARAVYQGGAGGITTPNAGVSVTTARTPAQSVSVAGAMSSTSSPATSGPAATGSTAPGPPQGTSMTSKTDNQATGSTPAKAAAPGARPKGSVIDLTEDDDDVQVTGVKSATVATTPATQRPHPVVSIPTSAGARSSPQSNQNSSNSSNPQLTVHHRPPLDSPMKSRAVTTTTPTRAPTMALPPLPTAPPPPGRLPPEAAQTSLPQQPQLKLVPSQTGIVLSWCVAETDRTCASVDSYHLYAFHQDNSSSNAAQQHWKKIGEVKALPLPMACTLTQFQSGSTYHFAVRAKDIYGRFGSFCEPQCTNVINSSSS; encoded by the exons ATGGAAGTTGTTGtggcagaggagaagaagaagattttcCGTGCCAGGAAAACCATGAAGATCAGTGATCGGCAGCAACTGGAGACTCTTCACAACACCTTGTTGACGGGGGCTTCGTCTTTGTCCaatccgtctcctcctcctctgctgaaCGGCACACACAAAGAGGACGGGCAAAAAGTGGCGGACAAAGAGCAAAACAACACCTTGGACTCAAACTCCCCCCATGCGgcgtctcctgtctctccagccTCTCGGGGCTCCCCTGCTCCTTCCCTGTCCCTAAATTTGTCCCCATCGCCGCCCTCTTCGCAAAGTCCAAAAGCCAAGGAAGAGACGCCTACTTCTCCCATATCGCCATTCCACTCTCTAAACTTTGAACTgaaaaagatggaggaggaagggaagaaagggtCTTCACCGTCCTCGTCAAACGATTGCCCTGCCTCGGCGCCAACAGAGGCCAAGGAAGGCCAGAAAAAAGACCCAGAGGCGGTCGcagaaatggaaaagaaagag GAGACACACACTACAACAGAGGGACCAGCTATGGATTCTGTCAAGGATTCTGCTAAAGGTTTGGCTCCATattcacctgcctcacctgcagTATCTGGCAAAAAGTCAGACAAGGACCATAGGACAAAGTCTGATTGCACAGAACCCATGGAAATGGATAAGGACACTACAGAGGCAAAGGCCCCCGAGGCCTCCACAGCCAAACGACGAGTAGAGAAGCCTCCTTCCCCCAAAGCCACCacctctgcttcctctcctcacgCCACATCTACTCCCGCTTCTTCCTCATCTCGTCcagctcctccctcttctctcacgGTTCCGAAGCAGGACCCCGAcatcaaggaggaggaggacataaAGGAAGAGGTGAAGGATGACAAACAAGAGGCGAAGCAAGGGTCAGTAAAGGTGGAGAAGATGGAGGTGGACTCGGTGAAAGTAgagacaaaaaaggaaaaaaacgcAGCTGGACAATCCACAAAGCCATCTCGCCCTTCTTCCACTCCACCGTCTGACACAG CAGTGCAAGAGAAGGGCTCCACCTCGGGACTGAAGCGCACTTTGTCGGAGGGTTCTGAAAAAGACGGAAAGACAGTGGAAAGGGACGGGAAGAGGCCCAAGGTGGACGGCGTGGAGCTGGAAGCGCAATTGGAACTGAAAATTACTGCGAAAGGTAGCAGTCGCCTTAAACTTGAAAAG GTTGTGCAACAGTTAGTGGAAGAACGGTTGAGGGTCTTGCAGCTAACGGTTTTTGACAAAAGCTTGCAAGAGCTTAAGGACAGAGTAGATAAGATCGACTGTGCCACGAAACACCAGACCACCCTTAACTCACTCCAA GCCAAGATTGCCCGACTAGCAAAGAAGTTTGGAGAGGCCAATCAGGCGTCggagaacaaaagaaaacaggag gtgcttgctgctgctgctgctgccgccgctgctgctactgctgctgctgccgccactGCTGCCAAGACCGCTGCTGCTGCAAACACCCCTCCAACTCAAcg GCCAGTCCGGACTCCTATGGAGATAAAGCAGACTACAACAACCCTTGCTTCGACCAGTACAACTG CTCCGACAGCTCAGCCAATCCCAGTCCCCACGTCCACCTCTACAGCCATGGTGTCGCAGGCTCCCATCCTCCAGCTGATCACCTCCGCCTCCAACGCTGCCTCCACCCTGGCCGCCGGCATCACCACCCAGAGTCCCACGGGCACCCTGCTGCTGAAGACGGCCCCCGGGAGCGGCATAATGGCTACGGGCCAGCCGCTCCTCATCCAGCTGCCTCTGTCTATGACCAACGGCCAGACGGGGACGCTGGTCAACATTCCTGTCTCCTCTTTGTCGGCAGCCAACTCGCTCAACAAGGCCAAAACCACTACAACCACCGCCACCTTTATACTCAAGCCTGCTCCTGCCACCACCACAACAGCCTCCTCCCAGGCAGCTATCACTGTCCCAGCCCTGCAGGCCTCCACCGGGCAGATGTCCCCCGCGCAGATCTCTCTCGCCCGGGCCGTGTACCAGGGGGGCGCCGGGGGGATAACTACTCCCAACGCCGGGGTGTCGGTGACCACAGCCAGGACCCCGGCTCAGTCCGTCTCCGTAGCAGGAGCTATGTCTTCGACCTCTTCACCTGCAACCTCTGGACCAGCAGCAACAGGTTCCACTGCTCCAGGACCCCCGCAAGGGACATCTATGACCTCAAAGACAG ATAACCAGGCTACAGGGTCTACTCCAGCCAAAGCAGCTGCCCCAGGGGCGCGTCCTAAAGGCTCTGTCATAGACCTCACTGAGGATGACGATGACGTGCAAG tgactggagtaaAGAGTGCCACTGTTGCAACTACCCCAGCTACCCAGCGTCCACACCCAGTGGTCAGCATTCCCACCA GTGCTGGAGCAAGGTCATCCCCGCAAAGCAATCAGAACTCTAGCAACTCAAGCAATCCTCAACTGACAGTCCACCACCGCCCCCCATTG GACTCTCCAATGAAATCCCGTGCTGTAACCACTACTACGCCAACCCGGGCCCCGACCATGGCCCTGCCCCCTCTCCCCactgcacccccacccccaggcCGCCTGCCCCCAGAGGCCGCCCAgacctccctccctcagcagcCCCAGCTGAAGCTGGTGCCGAGCCAGACGGGTATCGTGCTGTCCTGGTGCGTGGCAGAAACTGATCGGACCTGCGCATCTGTAGACAGCTATCACCTCTATGCCTTCCACCAAGACAACTCAAGCAGCAACGCGGCGCAGCAGCACTGGAAGAAGATCGGGGAGGTGAAGGCCCTTCCTCTGCCCATGGCCTGTACGCTCACCCAGTTCCAGTCTGGCTCCACTTACCACTTCGCTGTCCGAGCCAAAGACATCTACGGGCGCTTCGGGTCCTTCTGTGAGCCTCAGTGCACAAACGTCATCAATTCCAGCTCCAGCTGA